A region of Paractinoplanes abujensis DNA encodes the following proteins:
- a CDS encoding AAA family ATPase, with protein MTPTLVVIRGNSGSGKTTTAREVRRRYGRGCALIEQDYVRRTMLREHDSGAVDAVAPGFLVGIARAALGSGYHVVLEGILHSRRYGEELRRLVDDYDGRVFHLEVSFDETVRRHRRRAEPIPVTAEQMREWYDPHDLLRVRGERVLPDSMGFEQVVTTVLHDSGLAAAAPSTPCPVRCPRCAGKV; from the coding sequence ATGACCCCGACGCTCGTGGTGATCCGCGGCAACAGCGGCAGCGGCAAGACGACGACGGCGCGCGAGGTCCGGCGCCGCTACGGCCGCGGGTGCGCGCTGATCGAGCAGGACTACGTGCGGCGCACGATGCTGCGCGAGCACGACAGCGGGGCGGTCGACGCCGTGGCGCCCGGATTCCTCGTCGGCATCGCGCGGGCCGCGCTCGGGTCCGGCTATCACGTCGTGCTGGAGGGGATCCTGCATTCCCGGCGCTACGGCGAGGAGCTGCGGCGGCTGGTCGACGACTACGACGGCCGGGTCTTCCACCTCGAGGTGTCGTTCGACGAGACCGTGCGGCGGCACCGTCGGCGGGCCGAGCCGATCCCGGTCACCGCCGAGCAGATGCGCGAGTGGTACGACCCGCACGATCTGCTGCGCGTACGGGGTGAGCGGGTGCTGCCCGATTCGATGGGCTTCGAGCAGGTCGTCACCACCGTCCTGCACGACAGCGGGCTGGCCGCGGCGGCGCCGTCGACCCCGTGCCCGGTGCGCTGCCCCCGCTGCGCCGGGAAGGTGTGA
- a CDS encoding sulfite exporter TauE/SafE family protein, with translation MRKLILLALVGLGAQLVDGSLGMAYGVTSTTLLLAIGTNPAAASATVHLAEIGTTLVSGVSHWKFGNVDWKVVLKIGVPGALGAFAGATFLSGLDTEVAAPLMSVILLALGLYVFIRFTTMGLPKGRLGLPLRKRFLAPLGVVAGFVDATGGGGWGPVGTPAILASGRLEPRKTIGSIDTSEFLVAVAASLGFLFGLGSENIDFGWVAALLIGGVIAAPIAAWLVRHIPPRVLGSAVGGVIILTNTRTLLKSDWIDAGDTTRYTVYAVIYVVWAAALAYSIREYRRHAEEDRRIIAEAEARAENPGRDERELDPA, from the coding sequence ATGAGGAAACTGATCCTCCTAGCCCTCGTCGGCCTCGGAGCGCAGCTCGTCGACGGCAGCCTCGGCATGGCGTACGGCGTCACGTCGACGACACTGCTGCTCGCCATCGGCACCAACCCGGCCGCCGCCTCGGCCACGGTGCACCTGGCCGAGATCGGGACCACGCTGGTCTCCGGCGTCTCGCACTGGAAGTTCGGCAACGTCGACTGGAAGGTCGTCCTCAAGATCGGTGTCCCGGGCGCCCTCGGCGCGTTCGCGGGGGCCACGTTCCTCTCCGGGCTCGACACCGAGGTCGCCGCGCCGCTGATGTCGGTCATCCTGCTGGCGCTCGGGCTGTACGTGTTCATCCGGTTCACCACGATGGGCCTGCCCAAGGGCCGCCTCGGCCTGCCGCTGCGCAAGCGGTTCCTGGCCCCGCTGGGCGTGGTCGCCGGCTTCGTCGACGCCACCGGGGGCGGCGGCTGGGGTCCCGTCGGCACGCCGGCGATCCTGGCCAGCGGCCGCCTCGAGCCGCGCAAGACGATCGGTTCCATCGACACCAGTGAGTTCCTGGTCGCGGTGGCGGCCAGCCTGGGCTTCCTGTTCGGGCTGGGCTCGGAGAACATCGACTTCGGGTGGGTGGCCGCGCTGCTCATCGGTGGCGTGATCGCCGCGCCGATCGCCGCCTGGCTGGTCCGGCACATCCCGCCGCGGGTGCTGGGCTCCGCGGTCGGCGGTGTCATCATCCTCACCAACACCCGCACGCTGCTGAAGTCGGACTGGATCGACGCCGGCGACACAACGCGGTACACGGTCTACGCGGTGATCTACGTCGTCTGGGCGGCCGCCCTGGCCTACTCGATCCGGGAGTACCGCCGCCACGCCGAGGAGGACCGCCGCATCATCGCCGAGGCCGAGGCCCGCGCGGAGAACCCCGGCCGCGACGAGCGGGAGCTCGACCCCGCCTGA
- a CDS encoding SGNH/GDSL hydrolase family protein has protein sequence MTPRIAARLGGIVLAAAVLAGGPTGSASASSVPAPAPVVPAPAPVVPAVLVPGSATPTTAPLRVMPLGDSITWGSGSADSRIGNRTGAPTTSGYRIDLGTRLATAGLDVDFVGSRRGGPAGADRDNEGHPGRRIDQLAAHVDDWLATYRPDVVLLHAGTNDIAQHRDPAATAARLSALIDRIRAARPDAAVFVQQIVQAHHEPDRSRIAAYDALIPGVVAAKDSRVHLVDQSMIGGLALFDDLHPNDFGYARMAHNLYEAMRTVYDPAGTWPVSTDPFTATTARLCFRVDETTGVPARWHAECSTWTLRAAPAPVAG, from the coding sequence GTGACGCCTCGCATCGCTGCCCGTCTCGGCGGCATCGTTCTCGCCGCCGCGGTGCTGGCCGGCGGCCCCACCGGGTCCGCGTCCGCCTCCTCCGTCCCGGCGCCCGCCCCTGTCGTCCCGGCGCCCGCCCCTGTCGTCCCCGCCGTTCTCGTTCCGGGCTCCGCCACGCCGACGACCGCCCCGCTCAGGGTCATGCCGCTCGGCGACTCGATCACCTGGGGCAGCGGCTCGGCCGACTCCCGGATCGGCAACCGCACGGGCGCCCCTACGACCAGCGGCTACCGCATCGACCTGGGAACCCGGCTGGCCACCGCGGGCCTGGACGTGGACTTCGTCGGGTCCCGGCGGGGCGGCCCCGCGGGCGCGGACCGCGACAACGAGGGCCACCCCGGGCGGCGCATCGACCAGCTCGCCGCGCACGTCGACGACTGGCTGGCCACCTATCGCCCCGACGTGGTGCTGCTGCACGCCGGCACCAACGACATCGCCCAGCACCGGGACCCCGCCGCCACGGCCGCCCGCCTGTCCGCACTGATCGACCGGATCCGCGCCGCCCGCCCGGACGCCGCCGTCTTCGTGCAGCAGATCGTGCAGGCCCACCACGAGCCGGACAGGTCCCGGATCGCCGCCTACGACGCGCTGATCCCCGGCGTGGTGGCCGCCAAGGACTCCCGCGTGCACCTGGTCGACCAGTCGATGATCGGCGGGCTCGCCCTCTTCGACGACCTGCACCCCAACGACTTCGGCTACGCCAGGATGGCCCATAACCTGTACGAGGCCATGCGCACGGTCTACGACCCCGCCGGCACGTGGCCGGTCAGCACCGACCCGTTCACCGCGACGACGGCCCGCCTGTGCTTCCGGGTCGACGAGACCACCGGTGTCCCCGCCCGATGGCACGCCGAGTGCTCCACGTGGACGTTGCGTGCGGCGCCCGCACCCGTCGCCGGTTGA
- a CDS encoding iron ABC transporter permease, protein MSAGTTAPAPVTPAPVRSGPRTYGIVAVFAVAVVLLIVLSAVHLTQGTAGIGLGELLRALWPGGEHDDARTQAVAVLVDSRMPRLSAALLVGLGVGIAGAVLQSVARNPLASPDTLAVNAGAYVSVVAVAAFGISLPFLAGGTVAFAGGLLASGLVLLVSRGGAAGPTRLVLAGSAVALALNSLTTVLLMLFQQNTIGLFAWGSGTTVQSGSQNVTMAAPVLAVGVVIAGLLANRLDVLGLGDDSARVLGVDVRRTRVLAVGVAVLLSATAVTVAGPIGFVGLCAPVLARLVARRVPGLGAHLLMLPFAGLAGALTVVSADVLLRLAVPAGTAISVPTGVVTTLAGAALLVLLARRLRDGGPAAAPARGGHGSVRSRTWVVAVSVIIAVALVAAFVSALLLGDRLILLGDVTNWLSGHAGRQVSFVLDQRWPRVLAALLGGAALALAGIIVQAVCRNPLAEPSLLGVTPGASVGAVAVVLLFPGVGGWPVMGVATVFALGTFFLVYRLAAGRGLSSDRIVLVGVGVSAAATALTTLIVVVVSPWNVGTALTWLAGSTYGRSLSQVVPVLLVLIVALPLTLAGTRTLDLVALDEDVPRLLGVPLNRARLLLLGLAAVLTAAAATAVGALAFVGLVAPHAARALVGSAHARAVPVAVGLGAVLVCVADTLGRTVIAPSQLAAGLVTALIGAPYFVWLLWRSRAA, encoded by the coding sequence ATGAGTGCCGGCACGACCGCCCCGGCTCCCGTGACGCCGGCGCCCGTTCGCAGCGGTCCCAGGACGTACGGGATCGTCGCGGTCTTCGCCGTGGCGGTCGTGCTGCTGATCGTCCTGTCGGCGGTGCACCTCACGCAGGGCACCGCCGGCATCGGACTCGGCGAGCTGCTGCGCGCGCTGTGGCCCGGCGGCGAGCACGACGACGCCCGTACGCAGGCCGTCGCCGTGCTCGTGGACAGCCGCATGCCCCGCCTGTCCGCCGCCCTGCTGGTCGGCCTGGGCGTGGGCATCGCGGGCGCCGTGCTGCAGTCGGTGGCCCGCAACCCGCTCGCCTCGCCCGACACCCTGGCCGTCAACGCCGGCGCCTACGTCTCCGTGGTCGCCGTGGCCGCGTTCGGCATCTCGCTGCCCTTCCTGGCCGGCGGCACCGTCGCCTTCGCCGGTGGCCTGCTCGCCTCCGGCCTGGTGCTGCTCGTCTCCCGCGGCGGCGCGGCCGGCCCGACCCGGCTCGTGCTGGCCGGCTCGGCCGTGGCGCTCGCCCTCAACAGCCTGACCACCGTGCTGCTGATGCTGTTCCAGCAGAACACGATCGGCCTGTTCGCGTGGGGCAGCGGCACCACCGTCCAGAGCGGGAGCCAGAACGTCACGATGGCCGCGCCCGTGCTGGCCGTCGGCGTCGTCATCGCCGGGCTGCTGGCGAACCGCCTCGACGTGCTCGGCCTGGGCGACGACTCGGCCCGCGTCCTCGGCGTCGACGTCCGCCGCACCCGCGTGCTCGCGGTCGGCGTCGCCGTGCTCCTCTCCGCGACCGCCGTGACCGTGGCCGGCCCCATCGGCTTCGTCGGCCTCTGCGCGCCCGTCCTCGCCCGCCTGGTCGCCCGCAGAGTGCCCGGCCTCGGCGCGCACCTGCTGATGCTCCCGTTCGCGGGCCTCGCGGGCGCGCTCACCGTCGTGTCCGCCGACGTGCTGCTGCGGCTGGCCGTCCCGGCCGGCACGGCCATCTCGGTGCCCACCGGCGTCGTCACCACCCTGGCCGGGGCGGCCCTGCTCGTCTTGCTGGCCCGCCGGCTGCGCGACGGCGGCCCCGCGGCGGCGCCCGCGCGCGGCGGGCACGGCTCGGTCCGATCCCGTACGTGGGTGGTCGCGGTCAGCGTGATCATCGCGGTCGCGCTCGTCGCCGCCTTCGTGTCGGCGCTGCTGCTGGGCGACCGCCTGATCCTGCTGGGCGACGTGACGAACTGGCTCAGCGGCCACGCCGGCCGGCAGGTCTCGTTCGTCCTCGACCAGCGCTGGCCCCGCGTGCTGGCCGCCCTGCTCGGCGGGGCCGCGCTGGCCCTGGCCGGCATCATCGTGCAGGCCGTGTGCCGCAACCCCCTCGCCGAGCCCAGCCTGCTCGGCGTGACCCCCGGCGCCTCCGTCGGCGCCGTCGCGGTGGTGCTGCTCTTCCCCGGCGTGGGCGGCTGGCCCGTCATGGGCGTGGCCACCGTGTTCGCCCTCGGCACGTTCTTCCTGGTCTACCGCTTGGCCGCGGGGCGGGGCCTGTCGTCCGACCGCATCGTGCTCGTGGGCGTGGGTGTCAGCGCGGCCGCCACCGCCCTGACCACCCTGATCGTGGTCGTCGTCTCCCCGTGGAACGTGGGCACCGCACTGACCTGGCTGGCCGGATCCACGTACGGCCGGAGCCTGAGCCAGGTCGTCCCCGTGCTGCTGGTGCTGATCGTGGCGCTGCCGCTGACCCTGGCCGGCACCCGCACCCTGGACCTGGTCGCCCTGGACGAGGACGTGCCGCGGCTGCTGGGGGTGCCGCTCAACCGGGCGCGCCTGCTGCTGCTGGGGCTCGCGGCCGTGCTGACCGCGGCGGCGGCCACCGCGGTGGGAGCGCTGGCGTTCGTGGGGCTGGTCGCCCCGCATGCGGCGCGGGCCCTGGTGGGATCGGCCCACGCGCGGGCGGTGCCGGTGGCCGTGGGGCTGGGGGCGGTGCTGGTCTGCGTGGCCGACACCCTGGGGCGGACCGTGATCGCGCCCAGCCAGCTGGCCGCGGGGCTGGTCACCGCCCTGATCGGTGCACCGTATTTCGTCTGGCTGCTGTGGCGCAGCCGCGCCGCGTGA
- a CDS encoding ABC transporter substrate-binding protein translates to MVITRRAFATGTAAALTAVLLAACGTTEEPADEAAAAPAPSSGPVELTDERGTVKLDAPAKNVVSLEWGLTENLVALGVKPVGQADVKGYNAWDKSAPIDASTPDVGTRGEPSLDAIAALKPDLVVTVTDLPENVIAQIAKTAPVLALRGSDGSDPIGYMRKTVTTLARATGTTPQGEKLLADFDAKVTAGKDALAKAGKTGAPFVMTDGWVESGNVSLRMYTPTSFFGGIAKELGLTNQWPDGGDKDYGLAQNDVEGLTKIKDAGTTYIYVANDADGGNFTDSLKDNAVWKQLPFVKAGNVKRIPDGIWMFGGPASANAYIDALTAALTA, encoded by the coding sequence ATGGTCATCACCCGCCGAGCCTTCGCCACCGGCACCGCGGCCGCCCTGACCGCGGTGCTGCTCGCGGCCTGCGGCACCACCGAGGAGCCGGCCGACGAGGCCGCCGCCGCCCCCGCCCCGTCGTCCGGCCCGGTCGAGCTCACCGACGAGCGCGGCACCGTCAAGCTCGACGCCCCCGCCAAGAACGTGGTCTCCCTCGAGTGGGGCCTGACCGAGAATCTGGTCGCGCTGGGCGTCAAGCCGGTCGGCCAGGCCGACGTCAAGGGTTACAACGCCTGGGACAAGAGCGCCCCGATCGACGCCTCCACCCCGGACGTCGGCACCCGCGGCGAGCCCAGCCTGGACGCGATCGCCGCGCTCAAGCCCGACCTCGTCGTCACCGTGACCGACCTGCCGGAGAACGTCATCGCGCAGATCGCCAAGACCGCCCCCGTGCTGGCCCTGCGCGGCTCGGACGGCAGCGACCCGATCGGCTACATGCGCAAGACCGTCACCACCCTGGCCCGGGCGACCGGCACCACGCCGCAGGGCGAGAAGCTGCTGGCCGACTTCGACGCCAAGGTCACCGCGGGCAAGGACGCCCTGGCCAAGGCGGGCAAGACCGGCGCGCCGTTCGTGATGACCGACGGCTGGGTCGAGTCGGGCAACGTCTCGCTGCGCATGTACACGCCGACCTCGTTCTTCGGCGGCATCGCCAAGGAGCTCGGCCTGACCAACCAGTGGCCCGACGGCGGCGACAAGGACTACGGCCTGGCCCAGAACGACGTGGAGGGCCTGACCAAGATCAAGGACGCTGGGACGACCTACATCTACGTGGCCAACGACGCCGACGGTGGCAACTTCACCGACAGCCTCAAGGACAACGCGGTCTGGAAGCAGCTGCCGTTCGTCAAGGCCGGCAACGTCAAGCGCATCCCCGACGGCATCTGGATGTTCGGCGGCCCGGCCTCGGCCAACGCCTACATCGACGCGCTCACGGCGGCGCTGACCGCATGA
- a CDS encoding ABC transporter ATP-binding protein, giving the protein MSGDVALAGSELTLAYDGRTVVHGAGIELRGGHVVALVGPNGSGKSTLLRSLARLHAPHSGQVTLDGGGDAFALKPKDFARLVTLLTQSRPTPGGVRVKDVVAYGRHPYRGRFGAGDAEGHVHVDKAMRLTGVETMAERAVDELSGGELQRVWLATCLAQDTGVVLLDEPTTFLDLRYQVEILDIVRELADDHQVAVGVVLHDLDQAAAVADRVVLMHSGVVRATGTPADVLTADLLSEVYGLRIEVSVGDDGHLHTRLIGRHTSRQLTP; this is encoded by the coding sequence ATGAGTGGGGATGTGGCGCTCGCCGGGAGCGAGCTGACGCTGGCCTACGACGGGCGCACCGTCGTGCACGGCGCGGGCATCGAGCTGCGCGGCGGGCACGTCGTGGCGCTGGTCGGGCCGAACGGCTCGGGCAAGTCGACGCTGCTGCGCTCGCTCGCGCGCCTGCACGCGCCGCATTCGGGCCAGGTCACGCTGGACGGCGGGGGCGACGCCTTCGCGCTCAAGCCCAAGGACTTCGCCCGCCTGGTCACCCTGCTCACCCAGTCCCGTCCCACCCCGGGGGGCGTACGGGTGAAGGATGTCGTCGCCTACGGCCGCCACCCGTATCGGGGCCGCTTCGGCGCGGGCGACGCCGAGGGGCACGTCCACGTCGACAAGGCGATGCGGCTGACCGGGGTGGAGACGATGGCCGAACGCGCCGTCGACGAGCTGTCCGGCGGCGAGCTGCAGCGCGTCTGGCTGGCCACGTGCCTGGCCCAGGACACCGGCGTGGTGCTGCTCGACGAGCCCACCACCTTCCTCGACCTGCGCTACCAGGTCGAGATCCTCGACATCGTGCGCGAGCTCGCCGACGACCACCAGGTCGCGGTGGGCGTCGTGCTGCACGACCTCGACCAGGCCGCCGCGGTGGCCGACCGGGTCGTGCTCATGCACTCGGGCGTCGTGCGGGCCACCGGAACGCCCGCCGACGTGCTCACCGCGGACCTCCTCAGCGAGGTCTACGGCCTGCGGATCGAGGTGAGCGTCGGCGACGACGGTCACCTGCACACCCGCCTGATCGGCCGGCACACCAGCCGGCAACTCACCCCCTGA
- a CDS encoding RNA polymerase sigma factor: MQTEPTDRDLWAAVAAGEEGAFGVLFDRHSRAVYNHAFRLCGSWSVAEDITQTTFLIAWRKRGTVDLTYGTALPWLLVVAGNCARTEGRSARRVRALLGRVQPEHHPDPADDVAGRLDDERAMGRVLDAVRRLPRAEREAVALCLWSGIGYPEAAAALGVTEVAVRSRVSRARARLSKLLDPTRTEELR, encoded by the coding sequence ATGCAGACCGAGCCGACCGATCGGGACCTCTGGGCCGCGGTGGCCGCCGGGGAGGAGGGTGCCTTCGGCGTGCTGTTCGACAGGCATTCGCGGGCGGTCTACAACCATGCGTTCCGGCTCTGCGGCTCGTGGAGTGTCGCCGAGGACATCACCCAGACCACGTTCCTGATCGCCTGGCGCAAACGGGGCACGGTGGACCTCACGTACGGGACGGCATTGCCCTGGCTGCTCGTGGTGGCGGGCAACTGCGCGCGGACCGAGGGGCGTTCGGCCCGGCGTGTGCGCGCGCTGCTCGGGCGGGTGCAGCCCGAGCACCACCCCGACCCGGCCGACGACGTGGCCGGCCGGCTCGACGACGAACGCGCGATGGGCCGGGTTCTGGACGCCGTGCGCCGGCTGCCCCGCGCCGAACGGGAGGCCGTGGCGCTCTGCCTGTGGTCCGGCATCGGCTATCCGGAGGCGGCCGCCGCCCTGGGCGTCACCGAGGTCGCGGTCCGTTCCCGGGTCAGCCGGGCCCGCGCCCGTCTCAGCAAGCTGCTCGACCCCACCCGTACGGAGGAACTGCGATGA
- a CDS encoding nucleotidyltransferase domain-containing protein, which produces MDPIADARELVAARFPDATWAVLTGSVLGPARTAGSDLDIVVVRDTDPGFRESLRFRGWPIELFVHTPARLERFLASELAARKPTLHRMVATGVPLTGDPAEARRRCAKVLADGPAPLTEAERDRLRYVLTDLLDDFRHVTDPGERAVLAAAVWTETARARLLLGGGWVSHGKWLLRELRAHDPAFAERWLAVREDAADLAREVLGGAGGPLFEGYRA; this is translated from the coding sequence ATGGATCCGATCGCCGACGCGCGTGAGCTGGTGGCCGCGCGGTTTCCCGATGCCACGTGGGCCGTGCTGACCGGCAGTGTGCTCGGCCCGGCCCGTACGGCTGGGTCCGACCTCGACATCGTCGTGGTGCGGGACACCGATCCGGGCTTCCGGGAGAGTCTGCGGTTCCGGGGCTGGCCGATCGAGCTGTTCGTGCACACGCCCGCGCGGCTCGAACGCTTCCTGGCGAGCGAACTGGCCGCCCGCAAACCGACTTTGCACCGCATGGTCGCGACCGGTGTCCCGTTGACCGGGGACCCGGCGGAGGCCCGGCGAAGGTGCGCGAAGGTGCTCGCCGACGGCCCGGCGCCGCTCACGGAGGCCGAGCGGGACCGGCTCCGCTACGTCCTGACCGACTTGCTCGACGACTTCCGGCACGTCACCGACCCGGGCGAGCGGGCGGTGCTGGCGGCCGCCGTGTGGACGGAGACGGCACGGGCCCGGCTGCTGCTCGGCGGGGGCTGGGTCAGCCACGGCAAGTGGTTGCTGCGCGAACTGCGCGCCCACGATCCCGCGTTCGCCGAGCGGTGGCTCGCCGTCCGGGAGGACGCCGCTGACCTGGCCCGGGAGGTGCTGGGCGGTGCGGGTGGCCCGCTGTTCGAGGGTTACCGGGCGTGA
- a CDS encoding response regulator, with protein sequence MATVMVVDDVAANRDIVRLLLGYRGHDVIEAHDGADALRLAHEHHPDVVVSDVLMPGIDGLELVHRLRHDPDEVAAQAPVIFYTANYLEPETRPIAEACGVSQVVLRSQSPDELLDAVDAALAEGPVSIDVVPSGDFAQAHVQAVNAKLIEKVRALHHTEKRFEAMAVASPVGIALLDADGEADYINPRLAEIMHTPIAALLGRGWLNSLDAADRRSALDLLRGGASERRFTHCLELPDGTSRYLRLQLRHIQDDEEAELAGGVLMVDDVSDLVAAEERLRDESKRRQDEARRRDAERLDSLRRMAGGAAHDFNNILGAILGYTTLALESLDEAADTLPPDLSASLAADLGQVIKGGERAKALTQQLLAFGRREITQPTTFDLNRLLRDLVGPLRDSAGTAAVTLQPGPGPADVRADPRQISQVLVNLVSNSADAGGTITISTATSPSGDTVVTVRDTGRGMPAEVLERAFEPFFTTKRSTGTAGLGLSTAHGIVSQAGGQLTLTSEEGAGTTATITLPGVRATSGVEPGPAAASAAPAVPHESGVLAASDGSPARAEPVPVAPVPPVEGGGGGETLLLVDDEADLREVTARFLGGAGYRVLSAADAAEALNLLDRHHDPIAAMITDVVMPGMNGRQLARVAKQRRPELRVVFVSGFAEALIDEAGNNLEPDSMIVAKPYTRDQLLAGVQSVLRRT encoded by the coding sequence GTGGCGACGGTGATGGTCGTCGACGATGTCGCCGCGAACCGCGATATCGTCCGTTTGCTGCTCGGCTATCGCGGCCACGACGTGATCGAGGCCCACGACGGCGCCGACGCGCTGCGCCTGGCCCACGAGCACCACCCCGACGTCGTCGTCTCCGACGTGCTCATGCCCGGCATCGACGGTCTCGAACTCGTGCACCGGCTGCGGCACGACCCCGACGAGGTGGCCGCGCAAGCGCCCGTGATCTTCTACACGGCCAACTACCTCGAACCCGAGACCCGGCCCATCGCCGAGGCGTGCGGGGTCAGCCAGGTCGTGCTGCGCTCGCAGAGCCCCGACGAACTGCTCGACGCCGTCGACGCCGCCCTCGCCGAAGGCCCCGTCTCGATCGACGTGGTGCCCTCCGGGGACTTCGCCCAGGCCCACGTGCAGGCGGTCAACGCCAAGCTGATCGAGAAGGTGCGCGCGCTGCACCACACCGAGAAACGCTTCGAGGCGATGGCCGTGGCCTCACCGGTCGGCATCGCCCTGCTCGACGCGGACGGCGAGGCCGACTACATCAACCCGCGGCTGGCCGAGATCATGCACACGCCGATCGCGGCCCTGCTCGGCCGGGGCTGGCTGAACAGCCTCGACGCCGCCGACCGCCGATCCGCCCTCGACCTGCTGCGCGGCGGGGCGTCCGAGCGCCGGTTCACCCACTGCCTCGAACTGCCCGACGGCACGTCGCGCTACCTGCGCCTGCAACTGCGGCACATCCAGGACGACGAGGAGGCCGAACTGGCCGGCGGCGTCCTCATGGTGGACGACGTCTCCGACCTGGTGGCCGCCGAGGAACGTCTGCGCGACGAGAGCAAACGGCGGCAGGACGAGGCCCGGCGGCGCGACGCCGAACGGCTGGACAGCCTGCGCCGCATGGCCGGTGGGGCCGCGCACGACTTCAACAACATCCTCGGGGCGATCCTCGGCTACACCACCCTGGCCCTGGAATCCCTCGACGAAGCGGCGGACACCCTCCCGCCCGACCTGTCGGCTTCGCTGGCCGCCGACCTCGGGCAAGTGATCAAGGGCGGCGAACGGGCCAAGGCGCTGACCCAGCAGCTGCTGGCCTTCGGGCGGCGCGAAATCACCCAGCCGACCACGTTCGACCTCAACCGGCTGCTGCGCGACCTGGTCGGCCCGCTGCGCGACTCGGCCGGGACGGCTGCGGTGACCCTGCAGCCGGGACCGGGCCCGGCCGACGTGCGGGCCGACCCCCGGCAGATCAGCCAGGTGCTGGTCAACCTGGTCAGCAACAGCGCCGACGCGGGCGGCACGATCACCATCTCGACGGCGACCTCGCCTTCGGGGGACACAGTGGTCACGGTGCGCGACACCGGGCGCGGGATGCCGGCCGAGGTCCTGGAGCGCGCGTTCGAGCCGTTCTTCACGACCAAACGCTCGACCGGCACCGCGGGGCTGGGGTTGTCGACCGCGCACGGGATCGTCAGCCAGGCCGGCGGGCAGCTGACGCTGACCTCCGAGGAGGGCGCCGGCACGACGGCGACGATCACCCTTCCCGGCGTACGGGCGACGTCCGGCGTGGAGCCCGGCCCGGCCGCGGCCTCGGCTGCGCCGGCTGTTCCTCATGAGTCCGGCGTTCTCGCTGCGTCGGACGGTTCGCCGGCGCGCGCCGAGCCCGTGCCCGTCGCGCCGGTCCCACCGGTGGAGGGCGGGGGCGGCGGCGAGACGCTGCTGCTGGTCGACGACGAGGCCGACCTGCGCGAGGTCACCGCGCGGTTCCTCGGCGGAGCGGGCTACCGCGTGCTGTCGGCCGCCGACGCCGCCGAGGCGCTGAACCTGCTCGACCGGCACCACGACCCGATCGCCGCGATGATCACCGACGTGGTGATGCCCGGGATGAACGGCCGGCAGCTGGCCCGCGTGGCCAAACAGCGCCGGCCCGAGCTGCGGGTGGTCTTCGTGTCGGGCTTCGCCGAGGCCCTGATCGACGAGGCGGGCAACAACCTGGAACCGGACTCGATGATCGTGGCCAAGCCCTACACCCGCGACCAGTTGCTGGCCGGTGTCCAGTCGGTGCTGCGGCGGACCTGA